In one Methanobrevibacter arboriphilus genomic region, the following are encoded:
- a CDS encoding beta strand repeat-containing protein has translation MKKNNFFIISALLIICLFLGLASVSAASSDIYVSPNGNDTSNNGTVDSPYHSIGKAVNQSSNSSNVNIYLDEGTYRGKGNNTEIVINKAHISQGGSISIIGKGKDKTFIDGDSSSFLFDIKADSIVYLYNLTIRNCKNTNGGAILNYGNLSITNCNFENNYATSSGGAIYSEYGANLNVVNSVFNNNYAASYGGVIFGYIIKLNNCNFTNNIVDSNIIYSSDANSFVYNCYFINNTINSTSSWIYSTLYMYGGSIVNNTFINCSAPNSDSTPILYIGGTIYLKNNTVINCFNKNNLSFIKSDWANFNSNLTFLGNSTVNINKPSNIRLTALLTDDMGNAISGGTVYFIINGILNKSNSTNASGIATYTFTQLFNDGLYVVSGYVGSENLTSVRTGIINVSIDRSPVTYYVSNSGNDDTGNGSQDNPFKTIKKAIDQGFAVSIYPTIMIMEGTYKGVGNTNLSFSDLGILNIIGVYNKTIIDGEFIGAGFKFGSYIQSNIINMTFINCSPIDSFGAAAIYASGFANITNCIFKNNSRQTVLYMDGGSNVINSTFIDNNVTSLYMRGGLIENSSFINNNATSGIAGMPGSFSSYNFTVRNSMFINNTLTSSSTTGILGGGGYYTTINNTFINNSVPNSRSVVLGGGSFNSFDDIFIDNKGVDGGITASSANFTNAKFINNSVSGNGSVVYVSNGAVVDFVNCTFDGNTAGGTGNPIFISSSINSVGTLTTGQVKRINVTYHSLYTNKFSFTLTAHVTDAEGNIIEGGYLRFYANDKYLGIAPIINGTATLTYIGLENGNYTITGDCPSGVDVSITTGNLEVNAVLKTNSTFYVSPNGSDSTGDGSKGNPFKTINYALIKGYGDSKNVFIYLLEGVYTGVGNENLELPGDFNVTIIGNNSVISDINNTLRFITSKEGPGIHKLINLTLQNSRSIPGNSQIAVEYGLITNHGYLEIINCIFYNNTNAVIKNNGTMIIRNSHFNSNKCDPETGTSPISTRLGVIDNGMGNLTIYDSIFDSNNYTLSGSDIRNPSNLLIVNTIFNNSLSSGIFHSDFSGFGIGNTTLINSSIINSVAVVTNRWGSGGSQQILNVYNCKFENNTRFDNLYGVTVFLTAVNSIFNNTGSVIKLWNNSVISNCIFVNTNNSTGNLTKGNLTFNFNDNRGCNLTVTNSAFATYLYVISNTQVSEINLNYNWWGANDKPDIIINGQNYTIEYWIVMALVNSGNSGLTQSISVVPKVTDDNGTLYDYDTSSVPIPPEDREFTWEVVNDTGYITPNTGNVSDSGFNSTFTGIGYGNHTVKAVFDTFNTSKTFELYILGSTTNVTVSNPTGKNGSTIIITANVKDNQGNPVNGGIVEFLFNGISGSKSLGYATVKDGVAEFIWIVNEPNFNNGEVYAEYHENDAYTGSVDTTDFTVLTVPTNLTIDLSKVSGNRGDKVLITVNVRDNQENPITSGFVEVYVNGVYLGTFDVVDGKAYANWTVSGNPGKVSVMANYTDDYTYVDNQKTTNFEINKIKTSTSMSNYKGTYGKNTVLKATLKDANGKAVVGRYVKFYVNNKYVGQAKTNSQGLAALNYKVKNTGSLTIKAISVSDSTYQSSTRSSKLSVPKLSKVKIKNSYAVKGKKITFKTLLANFGPDKSSLVISYKLPKGVKLLKRSLTSGLVKYNKRTGILSWTVKNLKLSKSKSALLTISLSAKKGKYYIKNSVKKSAGSLVYGNNALKNIRVK, from the coding sequence TTGAAAAAGAATAATTTTTTCATCATTAGTGCTTTACTTATAATATGTTTGTTTTTGGGTTTAGCTAGTGTTTCTGCTGCTTCAAGTGACATTTATGTTTCTCCTAATGGAAATGACACATCTAATAATGGCACTGTTGATAGTCCTTATCATTCTATTGGTAAAGCTGTTAATCAGTCTTCTAATTCTAGTAATGTTAATATTTATTTAGATGAAGGTACTTATCGTGGTAAAGGTAATAATACTGAAATTGTGATTAATAAAGCTCATATTAGTCAAGGTGGAAGTATAAGTATCATTGGTAAAGGTAAGGATAAAACTTTTATTGATGGTGATTCTTCTAGCTTTTTATTTGATATAAAAGCTGATTCTATTGTTTATTTGTATAATCTAACTATTCGTAATTGTAAAAATACTAATGGTGGAGCTATATTAAATTATGGTAATTTATCAATTACTAATTGTAATTTTGAAAATAACTATGCAACATCTTCTGGTGGTGCAATTTATAGTGAGTATGGTGCTAATTTAAACGTTGTTAATTCTGTATTTAATAATAATTATGCAGCATCTTATGGTGGAGTGATCTTTGGTTACATAATAAAACTTAATAATTGTAATTTTACAAATAACATTGTAGATTCTAATATTATTTATTCATCAGATGCAAATTCATTTGTATACAATTGTTATTTTATTAATAACACTATAAATAGTACTAGTTCTTGGATTTACAGTACTCTGTATATGTATGGAGGTTCTATAGTAAATAATACATTTATAAACTGTTCAGCTCCAAATAGCGATTCAACTCCTATTTTATACATCGGGGGAACTATCTACCTTAAAAACAATACTGTAATAAACTGTTTTAATAAAAATAATTTAAGCTTTATTAAGTCTGACTGGGCTAATTTTAATTCTAATCTGACTTTTTTAGGCAATTCAACTGTCAATATTAATAAACCAAGTAATATTCGCTTAACTGCTCTTTTAACTGATGATATGGGCAATGCTATTAGTGGCGGAACTGTATATTTTATTATAAATGGTATTTTAAATAAAAGTAATTCTACTAATGCAAGTGGTATAGCTACTTATACATTCACACAGTTATTCAATGATGGTTTGTATGTTGTTTCAGGTTATGTAGGATCTGAAAATTTAACTTCTGTTAGAACTGGTATTATTAATGTCAGTATTGATAGGTCTCCTGTGACTTATTATGTCTCTAATAGTGGTAATGATGATACTGGTAATGGTTCACAAGATAATCCTTTTAAAACTATTAAAAAAGCAATTGATCAAGGTTTTGCAGTTTCAATTTATCCAACTATCATGATCATGGAAGGAACCTATAAAGGAGTTGGAAATACTAATCTGTCATTTTCAGATCTTGGTATTTTAAATATTATAGGTGTTTATAACAAAACAATAATAGATGGTGAATTTATTGGTGCAGGGTTTAAATTTGGAAGTTATATTCAAAGTAATATTATTAACATGACTTTCATTAATTGTAGTCCAATTGATAGCTTTGGTGCTGCTGCAATTTATGCAAGTGGATTTGCAAATATTACAAATTGTATTTTCAAAAACAACTCTCGCCAAACAGTTTTATATATGGATGGTGGAAGTAATGTAATTAATTCCACGTTTATAGATAATAATGTAACCTCATTATATATGCGAGGTGGATTAATTGAAAACTCTTCTTTTATAAACAATAATGCTACTAGTGGAATAGCTGGTATGCCTGGTAGTTTTTCAAGTTATAATTTTACTGTTAGAAATTCTATGTTTATAAATAACACTCTTACTAGTAGTTCTACTACTGGTATTTTAGGTGGTGGAGGTTATTACACTACTATAAATAATACTTTTATTAATAATTCTGTTCCTAATTCTAGGAGTGTTGTATTGGGTGGAGGTTCTTTTAACAGCTTTGATGATATTTTCATTGATAATAAAGGGGTAGATGGAGGAATTACTGCTTCTTCTGCTAATTTTACCAATGCTAAATTTATAAATAATTCTGTTTCAGGTAATGGTTCTGTTGTATATGTTTCAAATGGTGCTGTTGTGGATTTTGTTAATTGTACTTTTGATGGTAATACTGCTGGTGGTACTGGTAATCCTATTTTCATTTCTAGTAGCATAAATAGTGTTGGTACTTTAACTACTGGTCAAGTTAAAAGAATTAATGTGACTTATCATTCTCTTTACACAAATAAATTTAGTTTTACTTTAACAGCACATGTTACTGATGCTGAAGGTAATATAATTGAGGGAGGATATTTAAGATTTTATGCAAATGATAAATATTTAGGAATAGCACCTATAATTAATGGTACAGCCACTTTAACTTATATTGGTTTAGAAAATGGTAATTATACTATTACTGGTGACTGTCCATCTGGTGTAGATGTATCAATAACAACTGGTAATTTGGAAGTCAACGCTGTTCTTAAAACTAATTCAACTTTTTATGTTTCTCCAAATGGTAGTGACTCTACTGGAGATGGTTCTAAAGGTAATCCATTTAAAACAATCAATTATGCTTTAATTAAAGGTTATGGTGATTCTAAAAATGTATTCATTTATCTTTTAGAAGGAGTTTATACTGGTGTTGGGAATGAAAATTTAGAATTACCTGGTGATTTTAATGTTACAATTATTGGAAATAATAGTGTTATTTCTGATATTAATAATACTCTTAGATTCATTACTTCTAAAGAAGGTCCAGGTATTCATAAGTTAATTAATTTAACTTTACAGAATTCTAGAAGTATTCCAGGTAATAGTCAGATAGCTGTTGAATATGGTTTAATAACTAATCATGGTTATTTAGAGATTATTAATTGTATTTTTTATAATAACACAAATGCAGTTATTAAAAATAATGGGACTATGATTATTCGTAATTCTCATTTCAATAGTAATAAATGTGATCCTGAAACAGGTACATCACCTATTTCAACTCGTTTAGGTGTTATTGATAATGGTATGGGTAATCTTACTATTTATGATTCTATATTTGATAGTAACAATTATACTCTTAGTGGTTCTGATATTCGTAACCCTTCTAACTTATTAATAGTTAACACTATTTTTAACAATAGTTTATCTTCTGGTATTTTCCATTCTGATTTCTCAGGTTTTGGCATTGGCAATACAACTTTGATTAATAGTTCTATTATCAATTCAGTAGCTGTAGTTACTAATCGATGGGGTAGTGGTGGTTCACAACAGATTTTAAATGTTTATAATTGTAAATTTGAAAATAATACTCGTTTTGATAATTTGTATGGAGTAACTGTATTTTTAACAGCAGTTAATTCAATTTTTAACAATACAGGTTCTGTTATTAAATTATGGAATAATTCTGTAATTAGTAACTGTATTTTTGTTAATACAAATAACTCAACTGGTAATTTAACAAAAGGCAATTTAACATTTAATTTTAATGATAATCGTGGTTGTAATTTAACTGTCACTAATTCAGCATTTGCAACTTATTTATATGTGATTTCTAATACTCAGGTTTCAGAAATTAATTTGAATTATAACTGGTGGGGAGCTAATGATAAACCAGACATAATTATTAATGGCCAAAATTATACAATTGAATATTGGATTGTTATGGCTTTGGTTAATAGTGGTAATTCAGGTTTAACTCAGAGTATTAGTGTTGTTCCAAAGGTTACTGATGATAATGGTACTTTGTATGATTATGATACTAGTAGTGTTCCTATTCCTCCTGAAGATAGGGAATTTACTTGGGAAGTTGTTAATGATACTGGTTATATAACACCAAATACTGGTAATGTTAGTGATTCTGGATTCAATTCTACTTTTACTGGTATTGGTTATGGTAATCACACTGTAAAAGCTGTTTTTGATACTTTTAATACTTCGAAAACTTTTGAATTATATATTTTAGGAAGTACTACTAATGTTACAGTTTCTAATCCTACAGGTAAAAATGGTAGTACTATTATTATCACAGCAAATGTGAAAGATAATCAAGGTAATCCTGTTAATGGGGGTATTGTTGAGTTTTTATTTAATGGTATTAGTGGTAGTAAGTCATTAGGATATGCCACTGTTAAGGACGGTGTAGCTGAATTTATTTGGATTGTTAATGAACCTAATTTTAATAATGGCGAAGTATATGCAGAATATCATGAAAATGATGCTTATACTGGATCTGTTGATACAACAGATTTCACAGTTTTAACTGTTCCAACTAATTTAACTATCGATTTATCTAAGGTTTCTGGTAATCGTGGTGATAAGGTTTTAATCACTGTTAATGTACGTGATAATCAGGAAAATCCTATAACTAGTGGTTTTGTTGAAGTCTATGTCAATGGAGTATATTTAGGTACTTTTGATGTTGTGGATGGTAAAGCTTATGCTAATTGGACTGTAAGTGGTAATCCTGGTAAAGTAAGTGTAATGGCTAATTATACTGATGATTATACTTATGTTGACAATCAAAAAACTACTAACTTTGAAATCAATAAAATAAAAACAAGCACAAGTATGAGCAACTACAAAGGAACTTATGGTAAAAATACTGTTTTAAAGGCTACTTTAAAAGATGCAAATGGTAAAGCTGTTGTTGGTAGATATGTTAAGTTTTATGTGAACAATAAATATGTTGGTCAAGCAAAAACAAACTCACAAGGTTTAGCTGCATTAAATTATAAAGTTAAAAACACTGGTTCTTTAACTATTAAAGCAATTTCAGTCAGTGACAGCACTTATCAAAGCTCTACTCGTTCTAGTAAACTATCTGTTCCAAAACTAAGTAAAGTTAAAATTAAGAATTCATATGCTGTTAAAGGCAAGAAAATTACTTTTAAGACTCTGTTAGCTAATTTTGGTCCTGATAAGAGCAGTCTTGTGATTTCTTATAAGCTACCTAAAGGTGTTAAACTTCTTAAAAGGTCTCTTACTAGTGGTCTTGTTAAGTATAATAAGAGGACTGGTATTCTGTCTTGGACTGTTAAGAATTTAAAACTTAGTAAGTCTAAATCAGCACTTTTAACTATTTCTTTATCTGCTAAAAAAGGCAAGTACTATATTAAGAATTCTGTTAAAAAATCAGCTGGTTCATTAGTTTATGGAAATAATGCATTAAAAAACATAAGAGTAAAATAA
- a CDS encoding NosD domain-containing protein has product MNKQLTLKSLSGNSTFMPSNNSPVFSINSDSVSILDLIIKSSMYAYGIFVNGKNNITISGNNITNGCYGISAISSNNLFIEGNYIFNSTIAGIDLNGVNNVSIYSNIINNSNNGIYSVSANGEIISNIFSNNQLGLCLEDFFGYVNFNAIFNNSYGMSSIFSTGIINANNNWWGNNDIFPFSFTGKYIDTYYSDVTCDYWLVLKTNVERDFAQSNNTHGVYIVTADLTHNNNGEDTSDGILPDGLPINFSTTRGTINSTAYTSAGKAKATLKITNNGQTNVTTVLNDQSVLSSSNLNVTMKGVYNNRTKNYFDNIQQAINNATSGDVILLSDGIYLENIVINKKIVIKAINSGKVVINPYDFEKNVFTINSGGNGSTIIGLVISEAYDAYGIFLNWTSNCNIINNTIKDNDYAIFLQKSTNNNISGNNISYNNYGIYLENSTDNQILKNNVKDIPNYAIYLENSIYNILIENTINNGYNGVYLENSTNNNISSNKIIDSYFALYVSESDSLTISKNNLTNDWIGIYLYNSSGKINDNNIISSNYGICLYDSIFNITEVNFTNTTENLININSTGIVMSDYVYDCGPASLATVLKNLGINTTLEEIIELTGSDISGTSMYGLIQAAREKGLIVEGVNLSVDKLRQNNIVFLMINGEGHFVVIKNITNNIVYLADSSLGNINMTMEKFLEFYSGKAIIITNNATDTQLINITLLSDNETEILIGKLTKRYIGTQYFTISFKIRGGVVFTILKRKNIYPNHFVAFEVFVKVIKSNQKSFGYGSVSGYFFGMNPKQLVLQIHGINARKIVKYSFTAHGKDSNKFWYI; this is encoded by the coding sequence ATTAATAAACAGTTAACTTTAAAATCATTATCTGGAAATTCAACTTTTATGCCATCAAATAATAGTCCTGTTTTCAGTATTAATTCAGATTCAGTAAGTATTCTTGATCTTATTATTAAATCTTCTATGTATGCTTATGGAATCTTTGTTAATGGTAAAAATAATATTACTATATCTGGAAATAATATAACAAATGGATGTTATGGAATAAGTGCAATATCTTCAAATAATTTATTTATAGAGGGAAATTATATATTCAATAGTACTATAGCAGGTATAGATCTTAATGGTGTGAATAATGTTTCTATTTATTCAAACATTATAAATAATAGTAATAATGGTATTTATAGTGTATCTGCTAATGGGGAGATTATTAGCAATATTTTTTCTAATAATCAACTGGGATTATGTTTAGAAGATTTTTTTGGTTATGTTAATTTTAATGCGATTTTTAATAATTCTTATGGAATGTCATCAATTTTTTCAACAGGTATAATAAATGCAAATAATAATTGGTGGGGTAATAACGATATTTTTCCATTCTCATTTACTGGAAAATATATTGATACATATTATAGTGATGTTACTTGTGATTATTGGTTGGTTTTAAAAACTAATGTTGAAAGAGATTTCGCACAAAGTAATAATACTCATGGTGTTTATATTGTGACTGCTGATTTGACACATAATAATAATGGCGAGGATACTTCTGATGGTATTTTGCCTGATGGTTTGCCTATTAATTTTTCTACAACAAGAGGAACTATAAATAGCACTGCATATACTAGCGCTGGAAAAGCAAAAGCTACTCTTAAAATAACAAATAATGGTCAAACTAATGTAACTACTGTATTGAATGATCAGAGTGTTTTGTCTTCAAGTAATCTTAATGTAACTATGAAAGGAGTGTACAATAATCGGACTAAAAATTATTTTGATAATATTCAACAGGCTATTAATAATGCGACTAGTGGTGATGTAATATTATTATCTGATGGTATATATCTTGAAAATATTGTTATAAATAAAAAAATAGTAATTAAGGCTATTAATTCTGGTAAGGTAGTTATTAATCCGTATGATTTCGAAAAGAATGTTTTCACTATTAATAGTGGAGGTAATGGATCCACAATAATTGGTTTAGTTATATCTGAGGCATATGATGCATATGGTATATTTTTAAACTGGACATCTAACTGTAATATAATAAATAATACAATAAAAGATAATGACTATGCAATATTCCTACAAAAATCAACTAATAATAACATATCTGGAAACAATATATCTTATAATAACTATGGAATTTATTTAGAAAATTCAACAGATAATCAAATATTAAAAAACAATGTTAAAGATATTCCAAATTATGCAATTTATTTAGAAAATTCTATTTATAATATTTTAATTGAAAACACAATTAATAATGGTTATAATGGGGTATATTTAGAAAATTCAACAAACAACAATATTTCAAGTAATAAAATAATTGATAGTTATTTTGCATTATATGTTTCAGAATCTGATTCATTAACTATTAGTAAAAACAATTTAACAAATGATTGGATAGGAATTTATTTATATAATTCTAGTGGAAAAATAAATGATAATAATATAATTAGTAGTAATTATGGAATTTGTTTATATGATTCAATTTTCAATATTACTGAAGTTAATTTTACAAATACTACAGAAAATCTAATAAATATCAATTCAACAGGAATAGTAATGTCAGATTATGTTTATGATTGTGGTCCTGCTTCATTAGCAACAGTACTCAAAAATTTAGGAATTAACACTACATTAGAAGAAATTATAGAACTTACAGGGTCTGATATTAGTGGAACATCAATGTATGGGCTTATTCAGGCTGCAAGAGAAAAAGGATTGATTGTAGAAGGAGTGAATTTATCTGTTGATAAACTTCGACAGAACAATATTGTTTTTTTAATGATAAATGGAGAAGGTCATTTTGTAGTTATAAAGAACATCACTAATAATATAGTATACTTGGCTGATTCCTCTCTTGGAAATATAAATATGACAATGGAAAAATTTTTAGAATTTTACAGTGGAAAAGCAATAATCATTACTAATAATGCTACAGATACACAATTAATAAATATAACACTCCTATCAGATAATGAAACAGAAATTTTAATTGGTAAATTAACAAAAAGATATATAGGAACTCAATATTTCACAATTAGTTTTAAAATTAGAGGGGGAGTTGTATTTACAATATTGAAAAGAAAAAATATATATCCTAATCATTTTGTTGCATTCGAAGTTTTTGTAAAAGTTATAAAATCAAATCAAAAAAGTTTTGGGTATGGATCAGTAAGTGGATATTTTTTTGGAATGAACCCTAAACAACTAGTATTGCAAATTCATGGCATAAATGCAAGAAAAATTGTTAAATATTCTTTTACTGCACATGGTAAAGATTCTAATAAATTTTGGTATATATAA